One stretch of Comamonas testosteroni DNA includes these proteins:
- a CDS encoding IS5 family transposase (programmed frameshift) — translation MQQTDLGLNLSTKKTRKREFLEQMQQVVPWRDMLALIAPYAPEGRKGRPPFPVEMLLRIHFMQQWFITLSDPAMEEALHDMPLFRDFAGLSWDSATPDESTILRFRHLLETHKLAEQILQTVTDLLEGKKLLLRTGTIVDATLIAAPSSTKNSTRSRDPEMHQTKKGNQWHFGMKAHIGVDADSRLVHTVRGTAANINDVVEANSLLHGQETNGYGDAGYQGADKRPDMPAATPERKLRWHIAMKRSKRKALDLMEPISALQEQLEQVKSKIRAKVEHPFRVIKRQFGHVKVRYRGLSKNTQQLHTLFALTNLWMARGRLLVNIQSKPVITA, via the exons ATGCAGCAAACTGATCTCGGCCTGAACCTCTCCACCAAGAAGACACGCAAACGCGAATTCCTTGAACAGATGCAGCAGGTTGTGCCCTGGAGGGATATGCTGGCACTGATTGCACCATACGCTCCAGAAGGGCGCAAAGGCCGACCACCGTTTCCCGTTGAGATGTTGCTGCGCATCCACTTCATGCAGCAGTGGTTTATTACCCTCAGCGATCCTGCCATGGAGGAAGCGCTGCATGACATGCCACTGTTCCGGGACTTTGCGGGCTTGTCATGGGACAGCGCTACACCCGATGAGAGCACCATCCTGCGCTTTCGCCATTTGCTGGAAACGCACAAGCTGGCGGAGCAGATTCTGCAAACCGTCACAGACCTGCTGGAGGGCAAAAAGCTACTGCTTCGTACCGGCACCATCGTGGATGCCACACTAATTGCAGCGCCCAGTTCCACCAAGAACAGCACCAGGTCTCGTGATCCAGAGATGCACCAGACCAAGAAAGGTAACCAGTGGCACTTTGGTATGAAGGCCCACATTGGCGTGGAT GCAGACTCAAGGTTGGTGCACACCGTACGAGGCACCGCAGCCAACATCAACGATGTAGTTGAAGCCAACAGTTTGCTACACGGACAAGAAACCAATGGATATGGCGACGCTGGCTACCAAGGTGCTGATAAGCGTCCCGACATGCCTGCGGCCACACCTGAGCGCAAACTGCGTTGGCATATTGCGATGAAGCGCAGCAAGCGCAAGGCCCTGGATCTGATGGAGCCGATCTCCGCCTTGCAGGAGCAACTTGAGCAGGTCAAATCCAAGATACGGGCCAAGGTCGAGCACCCATTCCGGGTCATCAAGCGGCAATTTGGTCATGTCAAAGTTCGCTACCGAGGCTTGAGCAAGAACACTCAGCAGTTGCATACCTTGTTTGCCTTGACCAACTTATGGATGGCCCGTGGCCGGTTGCTTGTGAACATCCAATCCAAGCCAGTGATAACAGCCTAA